The region TCAGCGGTGTATCAAGCGTGGCAGGCAGCACAGCATTGACGTTGATGTTGTGACCAGCTACTTCACTGGCAATAGCCTGTGTGAGCGCATGAACGCCTGCTTTGGAAACAGCATACGCAGCAGCCCCAGGAAATGGCGCGACCGCAGCACGGGCACCGACAAAAATAATTTTGCCGCCGCCTTGATCGAGCATGTGATTGAGCACGGTCTTACTGCAAAAGAAGGCCGACTTCAGATTCAGCGTCATCATGTAATCCCATGTCGTCTCCTCCATCTGAACGACACGAACATCGCCAATGTAGCCGCCGACCAAATGCACCAGTACGTCAATCCGACCAAACGTGTCGAAGACCTGATAGACCGCGTCGCGGAATGGTTCCTCACGAGTGACATCAACAGCGTAGCCGCGAAGTCGCTCATGTTCGCCTCCGAGAAAATCAATCAGTTCAGCCCAATGCTCCGGTGTCCGGTAAATCGCAATGACGGTCGCATCGGTCTGTAAAAACGCGCGCGTCACGACTCGGCCCAAACTGCCGGTGGCGCCCGTGATGATGGTGACAGGTCTGTCCATCACTCCCTCATTTGCAGCGTTTGCAGGTGCTGTAGATAGGCTTGCTGCAAGTCCTGATAAAGTTGTTCGAGTCGGTCATACAGCCGCTTATGTTTCCGTGGTGGTCGCTTGGCCAATGCGTAAGCCGTGATGATGGGCAGCGCGACCGTTGAATCCAAATAGCAGGTGACCATATCAGGCAATAATTCTGGATCAACCTTCTTCCACGTCATCGCCTCTGACGGCGTTGCGCCAGACAAGCCACCGGTGTCAGGACGGGCATCGGTGACCTGCAGGAAGTAATCGTGTCCGTTATCTTGCAATCCTAATACTTCCTGAATTTGTGGCTCGGTCTGCAAGATGAAATTCTTGGGCGAGCCGCCGCCGAAAATGAGCACCGCGCTACGGCCACCCTCGCGCTTGGCATTCCATACAATGGCCGTTGTTTCATTCACGTCGCGCGACACATCAAAGCGCAGCCGGCTGCCAATCAAGGCTTGCTCAGCGACATTCATACCAATAGAGCTATCACCAGGCGACGAGGTGTAAATCGGCACGCCGTGCTGATAGGCAGCAGAAAGCAACGACTTCGTGCCCAGTCCCAGCGCATTCTCCCGCTCGTGAATGTAACGACCAAGCCGATAATGAAATTCGGCTGTGCTCATCTCATGCTGAAACTCGTCTGAGGCCAACACCTGACGGAAAAACTTGTCAGTTGAAAGCAGCACGTCATAGTCGAAGAACACATCATAGATGCGCACCACGCCATGCTCGCGGAGTTCATAGTCGCTGATGCGCGGCGTACCCACATGCATGGACAAGCCAAGGCCGAAATGTACGTCGTGATAGAGATTGGCGCCCGTGCTGACGATCCAGTCAACAAACCCATTTTGGATGAGTGGAATGATCGCGGACATTCCCAGGCCCGCCGGCGTCAACGCACCAGTCAGGCTCATGCCAATAGTGACGTCGTCAGCCAACATCTTCTCTGTGAACAATTGACAGCCTTCACGCAACCGCGCTGCGTTGTAGGCTAGGAAATTGTTTTCTACCAACTCAACAATGGTCGTCTCGGCCGTGACCGGCCGCGGGTTGATGGCCCGCCGTAAAAAACGGTTTTGCCTGGACATGTCTTGCTCCTCATCGAATTAGCAAACACCTACAACCATCTCAGCATCAAGGCTGTTCATCAGCGCAACAAAGGCTCGCTCAAGTAGTTCCCGATCTTTGGACTCGAGCACGATCTTGACTCGATAGTCCGTCTCGGGAAAAGTAGGGTACGAGCCAATCGCAACCGCAGGAAACTGCTCACTCAAGCGCGACAGCATGGGAGCCAGGGCGACCTCATCTTGATTAACAAACACGGTCTTGCTATGAAATGGGACAGCGCGGAAATGGTCGCGAATGGCTGTAAACTTGCTCTTGAGAATCCACGGCACGCCAGGAAAGATATACACATTCTCGTAATGCAGCACCGGCCATGGGCTCTGTTCTGAATAAATCAGTTGAGCGCCTTCCGGCACCTCAGCAAAGCGAAGCTGTTCTGGAGTGAGCGACCCTTCGAAATATGAAGCAACCAGTGTCTTAAGTTCCTCGTGGTGTACGACACGCCGGCCAAAGGCTCGCGCTACGCCAGCAATGGTTAAATCATCATGCGTCGGCCCGACGCCGCCCGATGTAAAGACATAGTCAAATCGTCCCGCGCAGTCCCGGACCGTTTCAGCAATTTCATCAACGTCGTCCGGTATGACAACCACACGTTTGACGGCAACGCCAAGAGCATATAATTCCGGCAATAGGAATTTGGCATTGGCATCTTCGACCCGACCACTCAAAAGCTCATTGCCGATTAAGATCACAACTGCTGTTGGCTGATTCACGCGGCTTATCTTACCGATTTGCTCGTGAATTGGCAATCGGTGTTCATCGTCTTGCGTCGGTTTGGTATACTGAGCGACGATGCGATTTGTTGTTGATGCCATGCTCGGACGCTTAGCTCGCTGGTTGAGAGTGGTCGGCATTGATACGCTCTATGCCGCTGGCCTCGACGATCATGCACTCGTTGAGCTGTGTAACACACAAGGGCGCGTCTTGTTGACCAAGGATGTAGCACTGCTACGCGAAAACAAGGTTGAGGGCTACCTGGTTCGCAGCCGTACGTGGCAAGATCAACTGCTCGAAGTTATTGATGAATTCCACCTGCGTGCTCACATCAAACCATTCTCGCGCTGCCTCAATTGCAATGAGGTGCTCGTCGAAGTTTCCAAGCAAGATGTGGTGAACTGCATCCCCCCATTTGTCCTGCAGAACCAGCACCAATTTTTTCGGTGTCACGGTTGCCAGCGGGTTTACTGGAACGGTTCGCACACTGATCGAATGGCAGCAACGCTAAGCAAGATAATAGGTTAATCGTCTCGCTTTGGGCTTTTCAGAGCTTCTGGAATGAAAATTAACGAAACCAAAGTTAATTATCCTTGACTTTTTAAGCAATTCACTATAATATAACAATGCCCGGTTCATAAAGAATAAATGGAGGCTATAGAATGAAAATGCTGATGAAAGTTCGCTACATCATTGTTTCCGCCATGCTGCTTATGATTGGCGCTGGTCCGCTGGCAGCCGGTCCGGTCTCCAGTTCGCCTACGCCGGTCCAGTCTGAGGCTGAGAACGCTGACGTGGCTCCATTGGTCGCTGCGCTCATGGCAGTGCTAGAGGGCCGGGCTAGCCAATATCGCGCAAGAGTGGACACTGTTCAGGCCAAGCTGTTTCAGATTGGTGAGACGTCTGCTGTGATTGCTCCGGTGACCGAGCTGAGCCTCACCGACCTAGGGCTGTTGGGCATTCTGGAGGTTGCTGGCAACTTCAAAGTGAGAGGCACGGATTTACCTGCCGGCTCATATCGCATGGAGCTGGGTGGCACGCTGTCACAAATGCAGTTGCATTTTCGGAATTCGTTCGGTCAGCGCGTGATGAGCATCCCGGTGGAGTTTTACTCTAACGTTACCTTTAACGGTTCGGGGCAAGCTGGCGCTAGTGCACTGCGCCGCCCACCCCTTACTCCGCTGCGTGTGATCGGCCCCAATGTCAACATTAATTTCAATCTCACGCGGACGCCACCTTACGTCTCCAACGTCAACACGTGCATCGGGTTTTTTATCCCGTTTTCCTCTGGCACCTTTACCATCCGGTTTTGCTTCTGATTGGGTCCGGCACCGAGCAGGGCAAACGACCACCTTCCATAGCAGGGAATTGGACACCCTGCTATGGAAGGGATATTGAGGCTCGGAGCTAACCACTCAGTCCGTGGCGTGGAAAGATTTTTTGCTGAATCGTTTTGACCTGACGTTCTGCATATTGGCGAACATGCTGATGGATAGGTTGAGTTGGTTCCGGGTCGTGCAGTTGAGTTCCTTGCAGGCCAAAACGCTGTAACGTTTCAACGCAGGCCGGCGGAATTTCGTCGGGCAGTTCAATGTCGTTCATGATGGCATAGGCCAGCGTCCAAGCCCGCGCGACATTGGCCAAGTGATAACCGCCGCCGCCGAGCGCCACCCACGGGATGCCCCACGCCTTGATGCGATGAAGGATTTGGACAAAGCCATGTGTGGTCAGCCGCAGGTGCGCCAGTGGGTCATCCACGAACGTATCTACGCCCAGTTGCGTCACGATGGTATCCGGCTTGAATGCTTCGATCAACGGCTGCACTACTTGATCGAAGACCCACAGATAGGTCTCATCGTCGGTGCCAGGATAAAGCGGTACGTTGACCGAATAGCCCTGCCCGGCGCCTTGGCCGATTTCTTCCACAAAACCGGTTCCGGGGAAGAGGAATTGTCCATCTTCATGGAGCGAGATTGTCAAAACCTGATCGGTGTCATAAAAACCGGCTTGCACGCCGTCGCCGTGATGCACATCCACGTCCAAGTAGACCACCCGCTGACCTTGTTTGACCAAGTCCTTGATGGCGATGACAGGATCGTCGAAGTAGCAAAAGCCTGAGGCGCGGTCTGGCATGGCGTGGTGCAGTCCACCGGCGATATTGAAGGCCACAGGTACATCTCCCGCCCGGACAGATCGTGCAGCTTGAAGCGAGGCGCCTGTGATCAGCAGTGATGCCCGGTAGACGCCTTGGACGATCGGGTTGTCGCCTGGGCCTAGTCCGTAGACATAAGGATTGGGCGGAACCAAGCCCTGATCAATGTTGCGCAGCACGGCAATATAATCGGGTGTATGAAACCAAGCGATCTCATGTTCACTGGCCGGCTGGGGTTCGCTTTTGAGAATGTCCGGCCGGTCAAACACACCATACGCTTGCAGCAAATCGTGGGTGAGCTTCAAGCGCACTAAACGCATTGGGTGGTGAGGGCCGTAGCTGAATTGTTGCAATTCGTCGCTATAGATGAAGCTGCTCTTGTATGTTCCGGTCATGATGCACAACGCTCCTCATAATCTAAGCGGCAGCATATCTTAGCACATCAATCAACGACACGTTTACAGGAAATGCCGCGTTCTTACTGCCGAGTAGCTCATCGTGCCAGTGTTTTCCAGTATATCACGTCCGAGATTTTCTCTTCCGCCACCTTGAGTAAAAGGACGAACTGCTCCTCTGAAAAATAGCCCACGAAACACACGAACCTCACGAAAGAATTGTATTTTCATCGTTCGTGGTGTGCTGTTGCATAGGGGCGATTTCCTGGCATTGGGGGCCTCTGACTCTTCTGCGAGTTGGCGGCGGTTAAGAAATGTTAAGCGACTCACGATTGAGGGCGCTCCTCAACGCTTGCATGATCTGCCGGCCGTGGAAGCGGCCGTTCTCGATGAAAATTTTGTTTGTTTCTCGTCCCGCGATGATTGGGCCGGCTAAGTAGATCCCTTTGACGTTACTCTCAAGCGTCTGTGGATCGTGGGCCGGAATCAACGTGTCTCCGTCCACGTGGATGCCAACGCGACGTAGGAAATCTACATCGGCGTGATAACCAGTCAGAGCAAAGACGAAATCATTGGCCAATTCGTTTCGCTCGCCTGTTTTGAGAGATTCAGTCACAATGGTCTGAGGCTTGATCTGTACGACGAGCGTGTTAAAGAGCGCGGTAATGTCGCCGCTGCTGATGCGGTTACGCAGGTCGGGAGCGATCCAGTACTTCAGGTGCGGGCTCAGGTCCTCGCCACGATGAATCAACGTCACACGCGCGCCGCCGCGGAATAAATCGAGCGCCGCTTCTGCCGCCGAGTTACCAGCGCCGATCACAGCGACATCGCGCTGAAAATACGGATGCGCCTCGGTGTAGTAATGCGAGCACTTAGGTGAATCTTCACCGGGGATGCCGAGTCGGTTAGGATGATCGTAGTAACCGGTTGCCAGAATGACTTTCCGTGCCGCGTAGCTGTGACGTTGACCGACACTGGTTTCTGTCAGCACTTGCCAGGAACCATCCTCTCCATTGATGTCTATGACCCGTTCATACTGATGAATGTTTAGCCGGTAGGCTTGCGCCACACGGCGGTAATATTTCAACGCTTCCAATCGCGTCGGTTTTTGAGATAAACAGACCATCGGCAGGTCGCCGATTTCAAGTAGCTCTGGGGTGGTGAAGTAGACCATGTCTTTAGGAAAGTGTGCGAGCGAGTTGACCAGACAGCCTTTCTCGATGACCAGATAATCCCACTGCGCACGCTGTAATTCAATGGCGCAGGCCAGCCCCGTCGGCCCGGCCCCGACGACAATAACATCGTACATGGTTACTCTCCAACGATGAGGGCTGCGTGCTCAACGCAGCACAATTGAAGAATTCTCTTGATGCGTCACGGATTGTTTTGGGGTCATGCTCATTGTTGTTGCCGTAGCATCTTTTCCACTTCTGAGACGTGGACTTCTTCGTCGTGGATCATCCGTCGAGCAAACTCTTCAAGCATGATGCTCTGCTCTTGAACCAGTTTGAGCAATTCCTTGAACAAGCCCAATTGGAGGCGCTCATGAGCCAGACTTTCGCCTAGAATGTCGGCCAGCGAATGCTTATGCGTCTCGAGCAACCCGGCGATCTTCAGCGATGGATGACCTCCCAGCGCGGTGATATGCTCACCGATTTGCTCTGCATGAGAGAGCGACTCGCGAGCCTGCTGGCGTAGCCAGCTCACAATTGGAATACGATGAGGACCAAACACCATGAACGAGTAGTGGGTGTAGCGAACGACGCCGGCTAGTTCGTTTTCCAGCAGCGCATTCAATTTCTGGATGACTTTTTCCTTTCTCATTATTCGTGCCTCTGTTTTGTGGGAATGAAATGAGCCAGGATTATAGAGGCCACCCAGCGAATACACAAGCAAAGGGTCGGCAGGTAATCGTTTCATCATTGGTGCTTGAACGAAGAGGTGTCCTCTGGCACCCTGGTGGGAACATTCGGAGGAAGCCATGATGAAACGAGAGCTTGCTCCTAATTATTCCTCTCGTCAGCCAAGCGGCCCAGTCGGATTTCGGATTGCAGATTACTCAAGCTCAAAGTGAGTAGCAGTCACGGCTAACTGAGATACCTTTCAAAGTGAATTGGCGTAATTACTCATCCACATAGCGGCCATCGAATTGAATGTGTGTCGCGCAGAACCTGGAAGTGGGACTGAACCCCATGAGAAGAGAGAAACAAGCCTATCCCAAATGCCGAGTGAATATCGCACATTGCCGTTCGGGCAGCGCAGGTCCTGCCGTGCTTTCTGGCCTCATAACGTGGTCTTTGGCGGCCAATTTGTATTGGGGTCGGCGTGTGCCGCTTGGTGTACGTGCCTCTGCTGCTTATTAAGCCAAACGTACCGCAAAGAGACTCTGGGCATCTGGGTTGTCCTTGGTGATCCCCGAGCGCTAGATGAGCGACTGACTTGGAGCATGCAGAGTGCAGCTAGGGAATATCCTTGCTCGGTGACAGCTTTCGATATAATCTTATGTGCCTGTACCGACGGAGGATTTCGTTCACGGTGATGATTCAATGCCCTCATTGTGGTGCCGACCTTTTGGACACTGACCTGTACTGCGGCACGTGCGGGATCCGAGTCCAGTCATCGGCGCGGACTCTAGCCTCTGCCAGACCAAGCGGCCCGGCCTTGCCTAAAACCGATGAGGATGATGAATCGCTGCGCTGGATGCCGAAAACATTAGCCGGCATAGAGTCAAATCCGGTTGCGCCAACCGAACCACGCGAGTGCAGGCCGGTTGACGCGCCGCCGGCGCGCTTGGTGGTTATTCGTCATGGACAACTTGTGCGCGAATTTCCATTGCAGGGAAGCCGCTGGTTGATCGGACGATGGGACCCGCAACGGCGCGTTTTTCCTGATGTGGACTTGGATAATGAGGATCCGGAGGCAACTGTATCGCGACAGCATGCCTGTCTGACTTATCAAAATGGGCAGTATTTCATCGAAGACTTGGGCAGCACCAATGGCACGTTCATCAATCGTGGGCATCGGCTCATTCCGGGACGGCGTTATCTGGTCGAGGACGGCGATGAGATTATCGTTGGCAAAACGTTTTTGAAATTGGTGATTGGATAAGACTCCATCATGGCCAGCAATATCTGTAACAGATGTGGCGCACCGGCATTTCCCACCGATCTGTTCTGTGGTGAATGCGGCCATGCGCTGGTCAGCGCGCCGGGCGCAAGCGCAACGCCACGGCCTGCTACGTCGTCGCCACTGGCTGAACTGCCGCCGGGCATGCTGTTGCAAAACCGCTACGAGATTGTCAAGCGCGTTGGCGGCGGTGGCATGGGCAATGTGTACAAGGCTTACGATCGCAATCTGGATTATGCGTTGCGAGCCGTCAAGGAGATGATGGAGATGTTTTCTGATCCGTCGCAGCGCGAGAAGGCGGTGGAAGATTTTCGTCGTGAAGCCAAGCTGCTGGCCAGTTTGAAGCACCCGTCCATTCCGGTCATTTACGATCATTTCATCGAGCACGGGCGCTACTACCTGGTGATGGAGTTTATCCGAGGTGGTGATTTGATGACCCGCCTGCGGTATGCGCAAGGGCGCGTGCCGGAGCCGGCTGTCACCATGTGGGCGATACAAATCGCTGATGTGCTCGATTATCTGCATCGGCGTCAACCGCCGATCATCTACCGCGATTTGAAGCCGGCCAATGTGATGGTTGATCCAGATGCCAATCAAGTCATGTTGATTGATTTTGGGATTGCCCGCACGGTTGCGCCGATGCAAGCGGGTGTGACGGCTATCGGCACGATGGGCTATGCGCCGCCTGAATTGTTCTCCGGCAAGGTAGAGCCGCGTTCAGATATTTATTCGTTAGGCGCGACCATGTTTCACTTGTTGACGGGCGTTGATCCGCGTGACAAGCCGCTGCTGATTTTCGATTTCACAAAGAATCCCAAGCCGCGCGAACTCTGCCCGGAGCTTACGCCCCGGATGGAAGCGATCATCATGCGGGCTGTCGAATACGAACCGGCCAACCGGTTTCCCTCGGCGCGTGAGATGAAGATCGCTCTGCAAGAGCATTTGCAACAACTGGAGAAAGAGTCGCCCGAAGAGGTCGAAAAAGCGCAACGTGTGGCGTTTGGCGAGATCATCCGTGAATCGGGCTATGAGCCTGCTCGTCGAGTGGCCAGTTCATCGTCTTCTTCGTCTGCCGGCTCAGCTTCAATGCCTGTGCCCTCAACCTCGTCGCCGGCCGGTTCGGCATCAGCGGCGCCGGCCTCTGAATTGGTGTTTTGCAGTAACTGCGGCACGTCTCTGAATGCAAGCGACCTGTTTTGTGCGCTCTGTGGCGCGCGCCAACCAATCTCGTTAGATCAAGGTCGCGCCTCAGCCAAGTTGCTCGTGCTTGATCCTCTATCGGGCCAGATACAAGGCTCCTACATGCTGGAGAAGCACTCCAGTTTGATCGGTCGGATGGACCCTGTTTCCGGCATCTTCCCGGAGATTGATCTGTCGCCGCTTGACACGGAATCGAAGGTGTCTCGCCGTCACGCACGGGTGTGGCGGCAGACCAATCAGTTTTTCGTCGAAGACCTCAATAGCATCAACGGCACGCATGTCAATGATGAGTTGCTTGTGCCGAAGCAACCAGTGCGGTTGAAGGACGGCGATGTGTTGCGTGTTGGCCAGATTCAACTGGTGTTTAAGGAACCATAAGCGGGTTTCATGCTGAGTGAGTCGTGGCTTGCCAGATGCTTGTATCACGGACCATGGATCACGAATCACGATCCATGGATCACGAATCACGAATCACGGAGCACGATTCACGACCCACGACCCACAGACCACGGATCACGAAGCACGGAGCACGAACAATGACGAATGACCAGATCAAGTTGGCCCCATGGCGCAGTGCTGTCGTGGCTCCGCAGCCTGAGCCAAGAATCGAATATGCCGGATTTGGTATTCGTTTAGAAGCGGCGTTGATTGACTACATGCTTTGCCTACTCGGCTCGGTGTTTCTGGTCTGGGTCGCTTCACTGTTGGCTCGTTACATGAGTTTGACTGCGCTGATGATGGCAGCGGCGTTGGGCTTCACGCTGGTCTTTTTCTTCAATCACATGGGGCTTGGCACTGTCACACGACAGACGATTGGCAAATGGATTGTCGGCATTGAAGTCATCAGCGCCGATCGGCAGCCGTTGACACTGTCGCGTCTGCTGGCGCGTTGCACTATTGGTTATGCTGTGTCGCTGGCGCCATTGGGGCTGGGATTCATCCGTATCCTATGGAATCCAGACCGGCAGGGCTGGCACGATGTAATGTTTGGCACCTACGTGGTGAGGACGAGATAACCTATGCTGAAATTAAACATCAAGTCACCTGGTAAACCGCCGTTCACGGTCAACGCTGACAAAATGCGTATGACGATTGGGCGCTCGGTGCGGAATGACATCTGTTTGGAAGACCCGTTTGCTTCACGATTGCACGCCGAGTTGCGGATTGAAGGCGATACTTACTGGTTGAGTGATCTGGGGAGCGCCAACGGCGTCTTTCTGAATGGCCGACGGATCAGCGGCACTGTACAGGTTTTCCCTGGCGACCAGATTCAGATTGGTGAGAGCCTCGTCCAGTTGCATCAAGCCGGGGATGTGATGCGCGTTCCTGCCGGCGGGACGACTGATCAACTGCTTGGGCAGGATGTTATTGCTGAACCTCAGATCACCAGGGAACCGACCGATCCGATGCAGGTCACATCGGGCCTGCTTTCGATCATTCAGACTGTCAAGAGCGCTTCAGGTGATCGTGAGCCGGTGGAGGCGTTTGAGCATCGCAAGGATTTGTTTTCGGTGATGGCGAAAGTCAGTCTGGAATTGCTTTCGCCGTTATCCTTGAACGAAGTGTTGGGGCGCATCATTGATCTGATATTCGAGGGTGTGCCGGCGGATCGCGCCTATTTGTTATTGCGGGAGGGGAAGGATGGAGAGTTGGTCTGCAAAGTAGCCAGTTATCGTCAGGCACAACCTGCCGGCCAAGATCGGCAGGTACGTATCAGTCAATCCATCACTAAAGAAGTTGTTGGCAAAGGCCAGGCGGTGTTGACCTCCGATGCGCAACAAGACGAGCGGTTTCGCGGGCATCAATCCATCATGCTGGGCAACGTGCGCTCGGTGATGGCTGTGCCACTGTCGGTTAACCAACAGGTCATCGGCATGATTTACGTGGATAGCCCGATGAGCGTGAACGTCTTCACTGAAGACGACCTGCGCCTGCTGACGACAATTGCCAGCGTGGCCGCCATCAAAATCGAGAACACGCTCTTGCTGGAGCAGCGATTGGAAAACGAGCGCATGAAGCAGCAGTTGAGCCA is a window of Blastocatellia bacterium DNA encoding:
- a CDS encoding ferritin-like domain-containing protein — encoded protein: MRKEKVIQKLNALLENELAGVVRYTHYSFMVFGPHRIPIVSWLRQQARESLSHAEQIGEHITALGGHPSLKIAGLLETHKHSLADILGESLAHERLQLGLFKELLKLVQEQSIMLEEFARRMIHDEEVHVSEVEKMLRQQQ
- a CDS encoding SpoIIE family protein phosphatase, with the translated sequence MLKLNIKSPGKPPFTVNADKMRMTIGRSVRNDICLEDPFASRLHAELRIEGDTYWLSDLGSANGVFLNGRRISGTVQVFPGDQIQIGESLVQLHQAGDVMRVPAGGTTDQLLGQDVIAEPQITREPTDPMQVTSGLLSIIQTVKSASGDREPVEAFEHRKDLFSVMAKVSLELLSPLSLNEVLGRIIDLIFEGVPADRAYLLLREGKDGELVCKVASYRQAQPAGQDRQVRISQSITKEVVGKGQAVLTSDAQQDERFRGHQSIMLGNVRSVMAVPLSVNQQVIGMIYVDSPMSVNVFTEDDLRLLTTIASVAAIKIENTLLLEQRLENERMKQQLSHARDIQFRLLPVNPPPLPGYDLTGISFPCYEVGGDYFDFIKQPNGTVVIALGDVSGKGMDAALLMSSLHATVRAQAETSRCVAELVGHINRYLNGTTPPNKFVTLFCAQLDCQTHQLRFTNAGHNPPLLIRRGGEVVYLEAGGLPVGITEFITYEEGLITFEPGDVLITYSDGISEALNPHGEEFTAERLIQVVQQNKDCSAAQLRDRIDEALLQFMGTASPVDDMTLVIVKRTE
- a CDS encoding Mut7-C RNAse domain-containing protein, which codes for MRFVVDAMLGRLARWLRVVGIDTLYAAGLDDHALVELCNTQGRVLLTKDVALLRENKVEGYLVRSRTWQDQLLEVIDEFHLRAHIKPFSRCLNCNEVLVEVSKQDVVNCIPPFVLQNQHQFFRCHGCQRVYWNGSHTDRMAATLSKIIG
- the speY gene encoding deoxyhypusine synthase; this encodes MSRQNRFLRRAINPRPVTAETTIVELVENNFLAYNAARLREGCQLFTEKMLADDVTIGMSLTGALTPAGLGMSAIIPLIQNGFVDWIVSTGANLYHDVHFGLGLSMHVGTPRISDYELREHGVVRIYDVFFDYDVLLSTDKFFRQVLASDEFQHEMSTAEFHYRLGRYIHERENALGLGTKSLLSAAYQHGVPIYTSSPGDSSIGMNVAEQALIGSRLRFDVSRDVNETTAIVWNAKREGGRSAVLIFGGGSPKNFILQTEPQIQEVLGLQDNGHDYFLQVTDARPDTGGLSGATPSEAMTWKKVDPELLPDMVTCYLDSTVALPIITAYALAKRPPRKHKRLYDRLEQLYQDLQQAYLQHLQTLQMRE
- a CDS encoding FHA domain-containing protein: MPKTLAGIESNPVAPTEPRECRPVDAPPARLVVIRHGQLVREFPLQGSRWLIGRWDPQRRVFPDVDLDNEDPEATVSRQHACLTYQNGQYFIEDLGSTNGTFINRGHRLIPGRRYLVEDGDEIIVGKTFLKLVIG
- a CDS encoding YpdA family putative bacillithiol disulfide reductase, translating into MYDVIVVGAGPTGLACAIELQRAQWDYLVIEKGCLVNSLAHFPKDMVYFTTPELLEIGDLPMVCLSQKPTRLEALKYYRRVAQAYRLNIHQYERVIDINGEDGSWQVLTETSVGQRHSYAARKVILATGYYDHPNRLGIPGEDSPKCSHYYTEAHPYFQRDVAVIGAGNSAAEAALDLFRGGARVTLIHRGEDLSPHLKYWIAPDLRNRISSGDITALFNTLVVQIKPQTIVTESLKTGERNELANDFVFALTGYHADVDFLRRVGIHVDGDTLIPAHDPQTLESNVKGIYLAGPIIAGRETNKIFIENGRFHGRQIMQALRSALNRESLNIS
- a CDS encoding acetoin utilization protein AcuC; this encodes MTGTYKSSFIYSDELQQFSYGPHHPMRLVRLKLTHDLLQAYGVFDRPDILKSEPQPASEHEIAWFHTPDYIAVLRNIDQGLVPPNPYVYGLGPGDNPIVQGVYRASLLITGASLQAARSVRAGDVPVAFNIAGGLHHAMPDRASGFCYFDDPVIAIKDLVKQGQRVVYLDVDVHHGDGVQAGFYDTDQVLTISLHEDGQFLFPGTGFVEEIGQGAGQGYSVNVPLYPGTDDETYLWVFDQVVQPLIEAFKPDTIVTQLGVDTFVDDPLAHLRLTTHGFVQILHRIKAWGIPWVALGGGGYHLANVARAWTLAYAIMNDIELPDEIPPACVETLQRFGLQGTQLHDPEPTQPIHQHVRQYAERQVKTIQQKIFPRHGLSG
- a CDS encoding molybdopterin-binding protein, which codes for MASTTNRIVAQYTKPTQDDEHRLPIHEQIGKISRVNQPTAVVILIGNELLSGRVEDANAKFLLPELYALGVAVKRVVVIPDDVDEIAETVRDCAGRFDYVFTSGGVGPTHDDLTIAGVARAFGRRVVHHEELKTLVASYFEGSLTPEQLRFAEVPEGAQLIYSEQSPWPVLHYENVYIFPGVPWILKSKFTAIRDHFRAVPFHSKTVFVNQDEVALAPMLSRLSEQFPAVAIGSYPTFPETDYRVKIVLESKDRELLERAFVALMNSLDAEMVVGVC
- a CDS encoding RDD family protein, yielding MTNDQIKLAPWRSAVVAPQPEPRIEYAGFGIRLEAALIDYMLCLLGSVFLVWVASLLARYMSLTALMMAAALGFTLVFFFNHMGLGTVTRQTIGKWIVGIEVISADRQPLTLSRLLARCTIGYAVSLAPLGLGFIRILWNPDRQGWHDVMFGTYVVRTR
- a CDS encoding SDR family oxidoreductase codes for the protein MDRPVTIITGATGSLGRVVTRAFLQTDATVIAIYRTPEHWAELIDFLGGEHERLRGYAVDVTREEPFRDAVYQVFDTFGRIDVLVHLVGGYIGDVRVVQMEETTWDYMMTLNLKSAFFCSKTVLNHMLDQGGGKIIFVGARAAVAPFPGAAAYAVSKAGVHALTQAIASEVAGHNINVNAVLPATLDTPLNRQAMPDADFSTWVQPEALAQVILFLASDAAKHIHGALIPVYGTGA
- a CDS encoding protein kinase; the protein is MASNICNRCGAPAFPTDLFCGECGHALVSAPGASATPRPATSSPLAELPPGMLLQNRYEIVKRVGGGGMGNVYKAYDRNLDYALRAVKEMMEMFSDPSQREKAVEDFRREAKLLASLKHPSIPVIYDHFIEHGRYYLVMEFIRGGDLMTRLRYAQGRVPEPAVTMWAIQIADVLDYLHRRQPPIIYRDLKPANVMVDPDANQVMLIDFGIARTVAPMQAGVTAIGTMGYAPPELFSGKVEPRSDIYSLGATMFHLLTGVDPRDKPLLIFDFTKNPKPRELCPELTPRMEAIIMRAVEYEPANRFPSAREMKIALQEHLQQLEKESPEEVEKAQRVAFGEIIRESGYEPARRVASSSSSSSAGSASMPVPSTSSPAGSASAAPASELVFCSNCGTSLNASDLFCALCGARQPISLDQGRASAKLLVLDPLSGQIQGSYMLEKHSSLIGRMDPVSGIFPEIDLSPLDTESKVSRRHARVWRQTNQFFVEDLNSINGTHVNDELLVPKQPVRLKDGDVLRVGQIQLVFKEP